From Poecilia reticulata strain Guanapo linkage group LG3, Guppy_female_1.0+MT, whole genome shotgun sequence:
TATCCTTTGTGGTGCGCTCTGAGGCCCTCGCAGTCCAGGTAGAGGGCATACACGTTGAGTCCACTTTCATACACGATACCAAACGCCACGTTCACCTAAACAATAAACGGCAAATGTTAATCTTCATTTTTAGAAGACCAGAACGTTCCCGCAGGATCGTCGACACATACCAGAGTCACGCATTTGTCGTTAGTGTTGTTGTAAAAGTTACAGCTTTTCTCATCACAGCAGTTTATGTTCAGATCACGCCACAAACTGCACAtgaagcacaaacaaacatcaacGATCTGTAAAAGAATTGCTGTCACATGACAGAAAccagctatttaaaaaaaaaaaaaaaaaacctgaatttttttaatgcgTTTCCAAGTCAGATCAAGTTCATAGagtaggaaatatttaatttctgcaATTAATGCATTCTCCCCAAAATAAAGGAATTTTCCAATTCCAATGCAATAATCCATTTGCAACCTGGAAAATATATCTCAGGAGTGAAATGGTAGACAAAAAGGCATTTTAACGCTGGGAGAACAATTGCACAAGGTAATTTTAACAGCGTAGACACATTACAGGCAAGTAGAAACAAGCTTTGACTGAACGACGTTACCTAGTAACTAAACAAGACCAAAGTTCAGGCAGAAATTTTCTCCCGATACTCATTTGAAGCCACTTAAGATTGTCATTTGTTCTTGGACTAAAACACATTTGGTAACATGGATTTCATCCAATTAGATTGGAggacaataaaaaatttttttaaaaacccagcAAACTGAAGAGTAATGCTTATATTTCCATTAACATTAAAGTGATActtttattcaattattaaacaaatatgttcCTGAACTTCTGCATGGTAAAACGGTTGAGGTTCATATACTTTTGTACAATttcttaaaaactaaaagaaagagTTGCTTACTCTTCTCCAAACAGGCCATGATAATAACCGAAGTAGATCAAAGATTGGTCATTGAGTGCAAAGCTGCTGAGACCGTTTCCCACTGCAAAGCcctgaaaagacaaacattaaaatattcaattaataAAAGCTCAACTTTCCATCTCTGTCCGTTTTTACGATAATGGTttggaatgaataaaaaaacattttttataaagttgGATAGTatgtcaacttttttttgattacttttataactaaaatgaaacattgttaATCACCATCATTTTTAGAATTTTACAGCTTTTGACCCATAAAATATAAGTGAAGGTGATTGATAACCACAACTATTGGTTGAATATTAATGCCATTTCTGCAAagtcaatttaaacaaaaacYatcatctttgtttttctccctcttcaATCATTTAAGGGACAAATATCCTTTAgcgtttttctgtattttgtttcatctgtgaTGAGGATCTCAAAGTCTCAATGAGGACAAACAACTGATTGAAgatatttttcaatataaagAACATGCTTCTCAATAGGttgacatttctgtattaaatatCTTACTGGTCATTTGCAGCGTTGACATTTCTTGCTGCAAGcaataattatgaaaattaaataaatccttgaaaacatttcactccGAGTAATTAATCTACTTCCacttcttgaacttttccacgTTTAATTTTCTTTGCCTGCAGCAGCTGACCTTGAAGTTGATCTTAGCCGTTCCCGTCGCCACACGCAGACTCAGCGTCGGAGCGTAAACGCCTCCGTAACTCTCCCCAAAGATGAAGAACTCGTTCTGAGTAAAGTTCGGGAACTTGGCAAAGAAACTCTGAAGGGCTTTGYAATTATCGTCAGCAAcctgagaaaaacatttgcagtcTGAAATTATCTGTAAGCTTTCCATTTGGTCCAAGCAAGAGAAACAAACATACCTCATCATCATCTGTGGCATATTTTTTACTGTCAGAATAAGAGTACCCGACTCCTGCAGGAGACTCCAGGTACAGCACATTGGCGATCCTGTTCCAGCTGAATTTGTTCTCGTAAAGCGTGGCTCCATCGTCATTTACCTGCAAATAAGAGGCTAACCATTTAAAGTCTGTCTGAATCAAGAGTGCACAGACGCAGTCAAGTTCAAGACTAGAGCTCACATGAAACGGCCCGTTCTCTGACAAGAATCCGTCCAGAGAGCTGCAGCCGGGCCCGCCGTTCAGCCACAGAACCAGGGGGTCTGTGGCCGGATCCCTCTGAGAAGTCACAAACCTGCAGAACAAAGAAATTAACCACGGCACACACAACATGGAAGCCAGGATTTATGCATTTGATCCGCAACAAATGAAATGGGAAATGCGCAAACTTGTGACAagaagcagaaccagcagaaaagTGATCCAAAGTGATTCCTTTCAACTTTGGAtggaaaaactgctaaaaaccAGCATGTGTGCATTATAGGTTAAAGAAATCTGCCATTAAGACAAGCATCACATGgtctttttttaaccacaaaaataaaatgttccaatCAAGAAAGTCATTTTACTCTGTTCCAAACCCAAATACAGAAGTGAAATACTGGTGTtacaaaagcacattttatatAACAGGAATATGTTCCTAGCTCTtgacaatttttatttagtagGAGCTTGTAAAGGTTGTGGTTTTCTGattcaaacaaatacaaaatatccCCCCCTCCCCAACATCACTAGAAAGTTACAACTGTTGCATACAAATGAAAGATTGCAACTAAAGATCTGCAGCTGGGAAATTCAATCAATAGAAAGATTGTCTTTATTCAACCCTCTGAGAGTTTAGTTCCCATTTGAAGCAAGAAAACGGATGAAAGCTGTCAGTTATTTATGAGCAACTTCTTAGCCCTTGTGGTTTTTGTTACTTTCAAAACATTCCAGCTCTGAGAGGGGAAGTTCAAAGTTGAGCTTAGTCAAATATAAACGTGTTGCTTTCAAACCATTTTTGGCTTCAGCTACAAGTGCATTTTAGTTTGTTGCATGCATTCCACTTTGGGTACtgcaaagtttttcttttgatataaaaattaaagtaatttttctcTCTTGTTGCATTTAGGACAGATAGCATTTTTTCCATCAGTCTTGAACTTCCAGtgcttttatttacagagaaaagtgtaaaataagttTATCTTGAAGCATGCCAACAACAAGCTCAACTATTAATTTTCAACATCTTCTCTTCCCTTCTGTTAAACTTTAcctcaaagtattttaaaacaatcGACTAGAAGAACGATATTGGTGGTTATTGGTGTTGATGCAGACCGTTTTCACATCGATACTGAAGGTGGGGATCATTAAAAATTCCTCTCAAACATTTACACAACATGTCACTCCAGGTTTCAGCAGTTCAATCAGGTAATTGATTTCCTGTCCTGAGCCTTTACTGCAAAATGAAGGAGTACCTTGTTGGTATCCCACAATcagctgtggttctggttctcacTTCCTGATGTTGAGAAGCTTTATTgtattgattatattttttcGTGCTGTGAAAATCCCTAAAGACTTGCATCAGCTTTTACCCTCATCTTCACTTCTTTTAGTTAATCTTCAAAgtagctgaagaaaaaaaaaaaaaaaaaaaaagactcaaaaccAGAAAGTTAGGTTTTTCAACAGCACAAAGCGAGGCGACTGAAAATCTCGCGGCAACTAagagattgttttaaatatgaaagaagaaataatcTCTGTAATTTAAGATCTATATCTTTGCAAATGACATTCAAGTATTTTAATCAACCATTTTCCCACCATCAGGCAGTCAACGAAGTCCCTTACCAATAATGGAGAAACTTCACATTATTCCCAGTTCCTGCCTGCAGGTATCCAGACCACTGACGGTAGTTGGTTTTGAACGTCATGCCCGGTAGATGAGTGACCTCATCGGGGGCGTACTGAGCCCGGGCGCCGAGCTGAAAGACGGACAGCAAACACAGCAGGAAACCGCCGGCTTGCATCGCTGGACCTCACCTGTGTTTCACACAGAAACCTCAGACACTGAGACGAAGATAAGAGCTTCCTGCACGGAACAACACCAAGATCCAAACTCAGCGTCATATGACTGCTGCGGAGTCACGTGATCACTGCGTGCTTGAATACGGAAACAGCTGAACACCATTATAAAATTAGGTAAACATGCTACAGGTGGTTGTGTTCATTGTGGTCAAATTGAAGCGATAGAGCATATTTTCTTGGACTATAATAA
This genomic window contains:
- the LOC103462555 gene encoding lysosomal protective protein, giving the protein MQAGGFLLCLLSVFQLGARAQYAPDEVTHLPGMTFKTNYRQWSGYLQAGTGNNVKFLHYWFVTSQRDPATDPLVLWLNGGPGCSSLDGFLSENGPFHVNDDGATLYENKFSWNRIANVLYLESPAGVGYSYSDSKKYATDDDEVADDNXKALQSFFAKFPNFTQNEFFIFGESYGGVYAPTLSLRVATGTAKINFKGFAVGNGLSSFALNDQSLIYFGYYHGLFGEDLWRDLNINCCDEKSCNFYNNTNDKCVTLVNVAFGIVYESGLNVYALYLDCEGLRAHHKGYERAMSLLFRSYRKNLSSFKLPDVKKSSMFLGDVPPCINSTAQGNWLNRGDVRKALHIPDVLPPWDICSDVVEQQYMMVYPTMKEVYLKLLSLGLRALVYNGDTDMACNFLGDQWFVEDLGIEASSKYQPWIHDDQIAGFYQQFGNLTFLTVKGAGHMVPQWAPGQALHMFQSFIGNGPY